The Paenibacillus beijingensis nucleotide sequence AGAAGGCCATTCAGATGTATTGCAGTTTATTTGAGTTCCCAGTTAAAGAAGAGGAAGTGCTATTTGGACATTTATACTTCATGCCGAATGGCATTATCATTGACAGCAATGACATGGAAGGCAGACCAATTCCAGAGTGGCTTCCGGTATCTTTGAAATTAAGTACGACGGATATTAATACAGCTTTTAACTATGTTCAGGAATTGGGATTTAATATTGTGTACGGAATTGACCGGAGTCCAATCGTATCATGGTTTCTCTTTAAGGATCCAGATGGAAATACATTAATGATGTGTGAAGACCACAAGTAATATTGTGAGGTAACTCAGCAGATAACCCTGCCATATCAATCCATACGAGAGAAGGAAGACTATGGATAAGTTAATTGCAATTCTTGCGAAACAGCAAGTTGAGTATGAGATCATAGAACATCGTAAACAAATTAATACAGCTCAAGAAGGCGCAGAGTATTTTGGAATTCACATTGGACAAACTGCCCCAACGTTGATATTAAGGACAGAAAAAGGCTATTATTCATTGATCATTTCAGGGGACTATGGACAAGTTGATTTGAAATCAATGAAGGATTTATTACAGGTGCAAGAGATTAAATTAGCCAAACCAAAAGAAGTTGAGCAAATTACTGGGAGTAGCATTGGAAGTGTGTCGTTAATTAATCCAGGGTTACCGACAATTTTTGATAGAGAGTTATATCGATATTCATATGTTTATGGAGGTACAGGTGTACCAAAGACGACATTAAAGATTTCGCCAAAGGATATAGAGGATTTAAATGAAATAATTAGCTACATTCGTTAAGTAATTTGGAATGATAACACATTCGCGTTGGATGAAATCAGAGCAAAATATCGAAATAATGAAAGGACTATTCTGATGCATTATCCTCCGAAGCATATTGTATTCGCCACCGCGGTTGTGCTGAATCATGAAAACAAGATTTTATTACTTAATGGGCCCAAAAGAGGGTGGGAAATGCCAGGTGGTCAAGTTGAGGAAGGTGAAGCTTAACGGCTGCTGCAATTAGAGAAAGAACGAATTGAATACTGTCTAAACCGACAAGAACCATTTTTAGTAGAATTTAAGGAGCTAACCCAATGAATCTTAACTTTGAACAATTTTTGATTAGTGATAATCAAGAATTATTAGATCTACCAACAATAAAAAGCTTCTTATCTAGAAGCTATTGGGCTAATAATCGACCAGAAGAAAGAATTGAAAGATCTATCCATAGCTCTGTATGTTATGGGATCTATGAAGATCAACGACAAATTGGCTTTGCCAGAATTGTAACGGATGAGGCAACAATGTACTGGCTCTGTGATGTATTTATAGACGAGGAATATAGAGGTAAAGGACTTGGCAAGAAATTGGTTGAGACAATAACGAGGTCAGAGCGATTCAAAGATTTGACGGGAATATTAGCAACTAGGGATGCCCACGAATTATATGAGCAGTATCATTTTATTAAAGACGGCGAACGGTTTATGAGAAGAACACCCGATTATATTAGAAATAAGTAAGGGCAGAGTTTTAAGCAAAGGGATATTAAATTTATTAAGGGATGATGGGACCCGTCCTTTAATAATGGCAGGATCCTGTGTTATTGTCCTCAATCATGAAGGACAGATACTGCTGTCAAGCAGCGGGTTATCGTCTAATGGAATGTTGAACATCAAGTAAATTAAAAGGCTTGATGTTTTTCTTTTTAAGAACGATAGCTGAATATGTAGCCTGAGAACAGGAGACCATTCAATGAACCGTGTATTAGTTTTAGGCTCGGCTGGATCGGGTAAATCAACTCTCTCTCAAAAGCTCGGTACGATTCTCGACCTTCCAGTAATTCATTTAGATAGCTATTATTGGAAACCGAACTGGGTTTCAACATCGAATGAAGAATGGGATCAAATTGTTGAAGAGTTGACTATGAAAGATCAATGGATTATGAACGGTAATTACTCAAGAACTATGGATATCAGAATAAAGAGAGCTGACATGATTATCTTTTTAGACATGCCAATGTTGCTATGTATTTACCGAGTTATTAAACGAAGACTAATGTATCATAAGAAAACTAGACCGGATATGAATGAGGGATGTCCAGAAAAATTAGATTGGGAGTTTTTTAAATGGGTCTGGAATTATAGAAAGAGAAGCAGAATGGGAACATTACATAAGCTTGAACAAGTAAAGAAAGATAAACAAATTATTATTGTAAAAACAAAAAAGCAAATTAACGAATTAATGAACACACTTGAGATTATGAATTAAAAGGAGCGAATTCAATTGAAAGAAAACACATTTCAAAAACAAATAAAGTTTCTAATCGAAATTGACAAATTAAAAACCATAGAAAGAAAGACGAGAATTATCCATGGACCACGTCTAGAAAATGATGCAGAGCATTCATGGCATCTAGCCATGATGGCACTGATTTTACACGAGCATGCAAATGCTGAAGTGGATATTTTTAAAGTAATTAAAATGTTATTGGTACATGACTTGGTGGAAATTGATGCTGGAGATACTTTTGCCTATGATGTGCAGGGGCAAGAAGACAAGTTTGAACGTGAGCATAGAGCAGCAAACCGACTTTTTGGATTATTACCAGATGAACAAAAGAACGAACTAATGGACTTGTGGGTTGAATTTGAGCAAAAAGAGACAAATGAAGCAAAATATGCGGCAGCATTAGATAGATTACAACCATTAATACATAATCACATGAATCAAGGCGACACTTGGAGGAAGTATGGAATTACAAGTAAACAAATATTAAACCGCAATTCGGAGATTGCTAATGGATCGGAAGAGCTATGGAATTATGCTCAAGAAATAATACAGAAATCTTTAGATGAAGGCATGTTATCTGAGTAAATATTGCTTTCGGGAGAGGATAACAATGATTGTTAGAAACTTTGAAAAGCAAGATCTGAAGAAATGTATTTCTTTATATATTGAAGTCTTTAACCAGCCGCCTTGGAACAATAACTGGACATACGAATTAGCTGAAGGTTTGTTTATGGATTTTTGTAATACACCAGGATTTTTGGGATATGTAGCGGTTGATGAAACTGAAGAAATAATTGCAGTCCTAATAGGGAAAGAGAAGAAGTGGTGGAGAGGTAAAGAATATGTTACTGAAGAATTTTTTGTTCGCCCTGAATTACAGGGGCAAGGTGTAGGTTCACACATACTTGATTTTATTTACAAGGATATCAAGGCGAAAGGGATAGAAAAAGTAACACTACTAACAAGTACCTTTACACCAGCCTATAAATTCTATTTAAACAAAGGCTATAAAGAGAATCAATCATTAAGACTATTGTATAAAAATATTTGAATCTAATCATAAATACACATTTTGGGCAAGGATTATTGACGAAGAATTCGCTTAACGAAGTATTCCCGCTGCGGGCTAGCGCCCTTGATCTGTCGGAAGATAAAGCGAAGAGGTTGTTCAGGCAGGGAATTCTGCTAGGCTAGTCCGGCGACCCGTTCGTATTGGCCCAATCGGATCAATTCAAAAAATATTAAGGAGAGATAGATGAGAATATTCCAATTTGATAAAGAAACTGGAAAATCGATTACTGATTATGGAAGTAAAAACTCTTTTTTCTCAAGAATAATCAAACATAACAAACCCATACATATCGGATGTATATTTGTTGGGCAAGATGGAGTTGTAGGATTACATGAAGCAACGATTAAACAGTTATTTTTAATTGTCAATGGAGAAGGATGGGTAAAAGGTAAAGAAGGAATTCAATACAACATTAAATCAGGATTTGCAGCATTATGGGAACTTGGAGAAGTACATGAATCAGGATCTGAATTAGGAATGACAGCAATAGTAATTGAAAGTGATGATTTAGAACCTCAAATGAATGAAGTTAATTTAGTTGACGGTTGAATATAAGAAGAAGCAGCAATGACTCTGACGCTCACTTAAGCCTCATGGATTCCGAATATAAGAGCGATGGATAAAATTACAAATAAATACTTATTGAATTTGATAATGAAGTGAGCTATTGCCTGGAACGATTATTTTAACTTTTTAGTCAATTGGGCTTGAAAGATATTGAGTGCAGGGTAAGTGATAAGGTAAATTTCCTCGACCAAAACATGGACTTGCAAAGTAGAGAAAAGCTTTTTAACTCTTTAAGAGAAGAAGGTCTTGGAGAAAAACCAAGTGAATTAGAGGAAATGGGAAATAATTTAGTGGAGCGAGGGTTAACTTTTGATGAAGCTCGGGAACAGTATGAGGCTGAATTATTATTTTCTGAGGAATTTGGAGTGGATTCTTTTTTAACATACGCACCAAATATGAAAATTACATTTGGGAAAGTAAAGAGATAATACTAATCCTTGAAATACAAATCCAATTGGAGATGGTAAAATTTGATACATATCGGGCAGGGTAGAACGGCCGATATATACAATATTCAAGAAAGCCAAATATTAAAGCTGTACAAGCAAGAGTTTCCTACAGGAGCAATACAGGACGAATTCTTGATTAGCAGGTTTGTCCACTCACTGGGGATTAGGACCCCGGAACCCATCGAATTTACCTCACAAGACAATAGAAACGGAATTCTATTTCAGAAAGTAGAGGGTGAATCTTTACTTAAGAGAATTGCGAAGAAGCCATTGTTCATCAAGAGGTATTCGATGATTGTAGCCTCATTACACCACGAGATACATACCCACAGTGCTGTTGGATTATTGAGAAAACAGAAAATGGTTCTAACTGATCAAATTATGGCGGCTTCCCTGTTAACAGAAGATGAGAAGTTTCGGATCATTACTTATTTGGAAGAATTACCTGATGGTAATATGCTGTGTCATGGTGACTTTCATCCTGACAATATACTAGTTGGTGAAGAAACTTGGATCATTGACTGGATGACAGGGATGGCCGGTAATCCCTCCGGTGATGTTGCGAGGACATTAGTTCTATTGAATTTTGGAACGATGCCAGAGGAAACACCGAGATTAATAAAATTCTTTGTTAACTTACTAAGGAAAAAAGTGCAGCGTGAATATCTGAGTCATTATTTAAAGCAATCGAAACAAGATTATATTGAAATCGATAGATGGATTTTACCGGTTGCTGCCGCAAGATTAGTAGAATGGATACCTAAAGAGGAACAAAATCAATTATTGTTGGAGATAAGGAAACGTTTAAGTGCGATCACATAGAAGGGCCATTTAGGAGGACGCATGAAGTTATTTCATTTCAGTGAAGAAAAGACGATTGAAATCTTTAAGCCCCGAGTAAAAGCGAATCGTACAGATATGTCGCCTGTCGTCTGGGTGATCGACGAAGAACACGAATTTACATTTTATTTTCCGAGAGATTGTCCCAGAATTGTCTACACGAAAGATGATGAAGTAACGGAAGAGGACAATCGTAAATTTTTTGGCCTGACAAGCTCAAATATTGTGGTAACGGTTGAAACTCACTGGTATGAGCGAATCATGAATACAACGATTTATAGATATGAGCTCCCTAGTGAAACTTTTAAGCTTTTTGATCAAACAGCGGGTTATTACATATCGACTGAAATCGTGAAGCCCGTGGAACGAGTAGAGATTAAAAATTCCCTTGAAAGACTAATGGGTATGAATATCGATGTTCGGTTCACACCCAATTTGCATCCTCTTAAAGAAGCGATATTAACTTCATCCATTAAGGATTTCGGAATACACAGATTTGCCAATGCAGCCAGTATGTAAGTTGAAAGATCTATTTATGACTATTTTTGGAACGATAATTGCGCTAGTAATATCGGTTGTAGCTTCTTTTTATTTGGGCCAATCGGAGTATGGATGTTGCTTTGTTTGATCTTTGGTGTCGTTTTTAGTACGAATGCGAGGAATAAGAGGATTGAAAATGATTTACAAATGATCAAGGAAAAGCTCGGGATCGTTCAAGAGAATAGAGATTTTAATTTGAGTGATGAGGAAATTGAAGAAGAATTGGAAAGAGACGCCTTACTTGAGAGAGAATCGAACGAAACAGGCAGAATCAATACAACGAATGAATTAAATGAACAGATCGAGAAAGAATTAGAAGAATATTTAGAACTCGACGATAAAGACAAGGACAGAAATAAATGAGGACTGAGCGGAATATTTCCGTCAGTTATTCCAAAATAATGATGACATCAGCTAAGTTGGTTTGGATAATATAAAAACAGGTGATCCTATTCATGATTACAGCATTTGTACACGGCATTTTTCTTGCTTTTGGATTGATTTTACCGCTAGGTGTTCAGAACTTTTTTGTATTTTCTCAGGGAGCTGTCAACAAGAGGTTAATCTCTGTATTGCCGGTCGTCGTCACAGCTTCTTTGTGCGATACCGTATTAATTATGCTTGCAGTGTTCGGTGTTTCCTTGGTTGTGATGAGCTTTTTCTGGATGAAATCATTGCTCGTTATAGGTGGATTTATCTTTTTAGTTTATGTTGGATTCGTGACTTGGAGAAGCAAGCCGGATCATAGCGACCTCAGTAAAAGCGATTCTCAACAAATAAGTTTTGGCAAAATTGTCAGTTTCACGCTCATGATATCGTTATTGAATCCTCATGCCATATTGGACACCATTGGAGTCATTGGTACAAGTTCGCTCCGTTACCAAGGAGTGAATAAAGCGGCATTTACGATCGCTTGTATCTTGGTTTCGTGGTGCTGGTTCTTTACATTGGCATTGCTGGGGCGGCTCATACGAAATAAAGACAAGACAGGGAGCTTTTCGAAAAATGTTAACAAAGTGTCTGCAATTGTGATGTGGGCGGCTGCGATCTATCTGGTCAGTACATTTTAGAAATGTTGTCATGACAGGTTGGTGGGTGAAGCATATGAAAGATCCGGTAATTATAGAGCCATACAATGAAGAATGGCCAGCGATTTTTTTTGAATTAGGCAAACGAATCAAAGAGGCTATTGGGGACCATGCGATAAGAGTCGACCATATCGGTTCGACGGCCGTTCCAGGTTTGGCGGCAAAACCGGTTATTGATGTTCAAATATCGATTCGAGACATCAACCATTTCGATTTGGTGAAAGATGGTCTTGAAACAATTGGGTTTCGTTATATCCAAGATAACCCCGATCGGACCAAAAGATATTTCAGAGAACAGCCTGGAATGAGAAGAACCCATATCCATGTAAGAGAACACGGTAGTTGGGCGGAGCAATTTAATCTGTTGTTCAGGGATTATTTGAGGACCCATGAGAAAGAAAGAGAAGAATATGCCGACCTAAAGAAAAAATTGAGTTTGATATTTCGAAATCAAAGAGAACAATATGTGGAGGGAAAAACGGAACTCATTTGGAACATCATGATGAAGGCAAGCAAGTGGAGTCAAGAAATCGGATGGAAACCGGATAAAGCGGATTTCTGATTGTCGTTGCATTCCGTCTGAGAATCGATTACAATGAACTCATTGGTAATTGGCCAATCAATAGCAATTGCTTTTTAAGTAAAGGAGAACTTCATTTATGGTCAAAAAAGCTGCAACTTCGGCTAACCGCCGTACCGACATTGTATCTGCAGCAATTGAAGTGTTTGCAGAAATTGGTTATTATCGGGCTACCACTGCGCAGGTGGCGGAGCGCGCAGCGATCTCGCAGCCATACGTTTACCGCTTCTTTACCAAGGAATCGCTGCTGGTGGAATCGCTGGAGGTCTCTTGGCAGCGGGTTCTTAAAGCGTTTCAACGCGTGATCGAATCGGCGCCGCCGGAGCATTTGGAGATCGGCTTGATCCGGGCGTACGAGGAGATTACAGCATCGCACCGCAATGAAATCCTGCTTCAAATGCAGGCACAAACGATTCGGGAAACGCCGATCCGCGAAGCAATGCAGCAGGGGATGAGCCAGGTGAAGCAGCTGGTACAAAATGCTTTTCAGCAGGCAGGGTTTGCGGATGCGAACAAGCGAACGTCTGATTTTTTGGCAAGAGGAATGCTGTGCAACGTATCGATGGCAATGGATATGCCGGATTTGATGGTAAAGAGTTAATTCGTTTCTTCTCGCCCCCACATTGAAGCATGCCTCCCGACAATAAGCAAAAACTCATTTAAAGCCGGAGATTTCCATTTTTTCATATGATAGACGATTTGAGTGGCCACGCGCTGCGATGTGTCATCCCAAGCCAATTTGGCCAGTTTGCCTTCACGAAGTTCATTTTGCACGGTAATCAGCGGCAAGAAAGAAATACCAAGCCCGGCCATCACGCACTGCTTGATGGCCTCGATGTTCCAAAATTCAAGATTGAGATCGGGAAATACGCCGTGACTGTTCAGGTGCCGTTCAAACAAAGTCCGATACGTGCAGCCGGGTTCGGTATGAAGTATCGTTTCATCTTTGAGATGGACGGGTTCAACCAGCTGCAAACGGGCGAGCGGGTGATCGACTGGTGCGACCAGCGCCATTTTTTCATGGATCAGGATTTCTTTATGAAGGTCCTTATCCTCCGTTTCAGGCTGCAGCAGGAAGGCGAGATCCAGCTCTCCCGAGTGGACCAGAGCGCTCAATTCCCAGCATACGCCGGGTTTTAACATAATTTTCACTTTCGGATACCGTTGTCGGTACTCGCGGATGATGCCCGGCAAGCGAAAAGCGGCCAGCGATTCGGGAGCGCCGATCACGAGCGTACCGGCTATTTCAGCTTGGGAACGAAGCGCATCCTTTGCCAGGGCGTGCATTTTGGAGATCTCCTGGGCGTACGGCAGCAAACGTCGGCCGGCATCGGTCAGGATCACTTTTTTGCTGATCCGGTCAAAAAGAGGAGCTTCCAATTCGGTCTCCAGTGCTTGAATTTGTGCGGTTATACTGGATTGGGCATAGTCAAGCTTCTGAGCCGCTCGTGTGAAACTGCCCGCTTCGACCACGGCCAAAAAAGTAAGCAAATGGCGTGATTCCATCGCTGCCTCCTTATGATCGATTTTTTGAATGGATACGATTCGATTTTTCCGTTTTTCCGATGGATCTATTATCTGATACCATGATGAAAAATACAACAGGAAAGCGAGACGAATCATCATGGATCATTCGAATAGACTTCAACGTACGATTGGGCTGCCGCAGGCCACCGCCCTGTATGTAGGCGCCGTGCTGGGCTCGGGTGTGCTGATTGTTCCTGGCCTGGCGGCGGAAATGGCCGGTCCTGCCTCACTGCTTGCATGGGGATTTATGACGCTGCTGCTGTTCCCGCTTGCCCTTTCCATGGGGCTGCTGTCGGCCAAATTTCCGAATGCCGGAGGTGTCTCCTATTTTGTGACGTTAACGTTCGGACAGAAGGCCGGAGCGCTGGTCGGCTGGTTTTTTCTCATGTCGGTACCGATCGGCGCTCCTGTGGCTGCGCTAACCGGGGCGGGATATTTGACGGCGGCGATGGGCTGGAGTGAAGGGGCCCGAATTGGGATCGCCGCTGTCATGCTATCGTTCGGTCTGTTGACCAATGTGATCGGCATGAAAGTGGCGGGTCGGGTGCAGATTGCCGTTGTGCTTGCCATAATCGCCGTTCTCATTGTGGTGATTGCAGCCGCTTTTCCCAATATTCGTGAGGCCCATTTCACACCGTTTGTGCCTCATGGCTGGGCGAGCGTCGGACAGTCGGCAGCAATTTTGTTCTGGTGCTTTATCGGCTGGGAAGCGGTATCCCACTTATCCGAGGAATTCGTTGACCCTAAGCGCGCGGCAATTAAAGGCGTCATGATCGCCGCCGTCATCGTCGGACTGCTCTATTTTCTGACGGCTCTGGCCACGGTCGGCACGCAAAGCTACATGAAGGCGGGCTCGGACGCTTCGCTTGTGTGGGTGATCAGCCAGTTAATGGGCAAATGGGGAGCGCTTGTTGCGGGAATGACAGGTATCTTTATTTGTACGACAGGTGTTATCGCTTATACAGGGGCTGCTTCACGGCTTGCGTATGCTTTATCGCGGCAGGGAGACGCTCCCGAGTGGATGGGGCGGTTGTCCGAACGTTATCGTACGCCTATTAGCGGAATCGCCTTTCTTGCTCTGTGCTTTATAGTGGTGCTGATACTGTATGGAAGCGGCGCTGTATCCCTCACCACACTTATCCAGCTGCCCAACGCAACCTTTATATTGACCTATCTCGGCGGCTGTGCAGCCGGAATCCGGCTGTTAAAGGGCAGTGTTTGGGGCGTGCTCATCAGCTGGGTGTCGTTTCTTGCGACAGCGATCGTGTTCCCTTTCGTAGGGTGGGCGATTGGATATCCGTTCGCCATTGTTACCGTATTCTGGATTGTGAATCTGGTGAAAAGCAGAAAGAGCAGCCAAGCGTTATATCCATCCGCCGGAAATCGGGCTGAAACGGCAGCAAAAACGGCTCCATGCAAGAGTGCTTTACATTAACCCAGCCCATTGCAAGCTCACGCTTCATACGAAAATAGGTGAGCTTATGAAGCTTCTTAATGTAGAAATTTGTCTGTAACGAGGAAGTACATGCACTTCTGGGCGGCCGCCCACATAAAATACAGAACAGACTTCATCGTGTACCGGAGCTTAAGGCAGCGCCGGTAATTACAGCATGGGGGTGGCCCGAATAATGCCTGGATTGTTTGCTGCAATCGCAATTTTTATTAAGCAGCTGTCACTGCTCGTCTCCTACGTCAAGAACAATGCGTTCCCTCAACCGCTTCGTGAAGAAGATGAAACAAGGCATCTGCAGCTGATGGCCGAAGGAAATCAACATTCCCGCAATGTGCTGATCGAGCACAACTTGCGGCTCGTGGCGCATATCGTCAAAAAATTCGATAACACTGGTGAAGATTTGGAAGACCTGATCTCGATCGGTACCATCGGCCTGATCAAGGCGATCGAAAGCTTTCAAACCGGGAAAGGTACTAAATTGGCGACGTTTGCAGCTCGATGTATCGAGAACGAAATTTTGATGCATCTGCGGTCGCTGAAGAAAACCCGAAAGGACGTATCGCTGCATGACCCGATTGGGACGGACAAAGAGGGCAATGAAATCACGCTAATAGATATTCTTGGCTCGGAAGCGGACGATGTGGTCGACAAGGTGCAGCTTAAAATCGAGAAGTCAAAGATTTATAAAAACCTGGAAATATTGGACGATCGGGAAAAAGAAGTCGTGATCAACCGTTTCGGATTGGAGCACGGCGGGGAAGAGCGGACGCAGCGCGAGATTGCGAAGGAGCTCGGGATCAGCCGCTCATATGTGTCACGGATCGAGAAGCGGGCGCTGATGAAGCTGTATCATGAGTTTTATAAGGCGAAGAAGTAAGAAATGTTGTACATGTTAGAAATAATGCGAAATGAAAGACCCGAAGCGGATAACAGCTCTGGGTCTTTTTTCATGTGGGGTTTAATCGGTTTATATTGATGAGAAACCGTTAATGTAGTTCCGGTCCCAGAACTCAAAAACAGAAATTACTCAAATCACTTCTCCAACATTAATCGCTGGTGTGGACATTGCTAAGTTCAAACATGTGGTTCGGGTACACTGACTTGCGTGTGGTCTAAGGATTCGTCCACAACTGGCTGGACCGCTACTTTCCTGAATTCCTCACGGTCTTTAAGGATTGGGAGTGTAAATCGGCCATTCAAAGTCCGGAGAGCAATGTAGACATCGTCTATGAATGAGTATAATATTATAATAATTGGTCTGCATCAATCAGGTGTAAACGCTAAACGAGGAGGGGATCTTCTGAAAAATCCACTGAATGTCATGATCTTTAATGACCTTTATAACAAAATTTTGACGAAATACTATGAACCTGGTGATATTCTACCGACCGAATTGGAAATGGAAAAAATATATGGGACGAGCAGGGCGCCGATTCGACAAGCATTAGCCAAACTTGAAATGGAAGGATTGATCCATCGAAAAGCTGGCAAGGGTACTTTTGTCGCCCAACATGAAGTTAGCGGTCCCTGGGTGCCCATGGGGGGCTTTGGTAGCGAATTCAGCAAGAAAGGCAGTCAAATCCGGCATCAGACCTTACTTGTCGAAAAGTTAATACCGGACAAGGACATCGCGCATTATCTCTCCTTGTCCAACCCGGATGAGGTTGTTCATATTGCGAGAATCCGCTACGTGGATGAAATTCCGATCTTTTATTTACATCATTATATCCCTAATTTGGATATGGATAAGATTAGTGGTCTTGGAAATATCAGTAGCATGAGGACGTTCATTCGGGAGAAATGCGGTTTTAATATCTGCTATGAATCGGAGGAACTCGCGGCTGTTAAAGCCGATGAGCATGTTTCCGGTATGTTGAAAGTGGAAAGCGGCTATCCCATAAACGAAATTGTGCGAATATCTTATAACGACGATTTCAAGCCGATGGTATTTGCGAGATATTACGTTAGAACGGACGTTTGGAAGTATAGGGTGATGTTTAGCAAGGACAACAACGGATTTCCTTTTTGATACGGATAGTAACATTTGAATGAGAGAGCTTGCTTCTTCTCCAGTGCCGGCAGATCGCCACCTCGGAGCGTCGGAGTAAGCTCTTCTTCATTTTATTTGAGTCTTTTTGTATGTCATGATACATGACGCTATCCGAAAAGTATCTTTACGAGCGATATGCTTTTATGGTTTTTTATATTGATATTTCAATCTAAATGTTATAATATTATAATAAATATAACATAAGATGACGTGAAGGGGGGGTGGTTGATGGATGGAACCCTAGTGAGAATGAAGTGTTTTGTTAAAGATTATAATATTATAACTTCTGGGATGGATAGACGGAGGAGAGACGGGATTGAGAAAGAAATATGCGCTTCATCACATGACTTGGAAAGAAATCGCGGAAGCATTTAAGCAAGATCCCATTGTTTTGATTCCATTGGGGTCCATGGAAGAACACGGTCCGCATTCGATTACCGGGGATTTCCTTGCTGCATCCGAAATCGTCAAGCAAATCGCCGAAAGAACGGGAGCGTATTATCTTCCGGTCATTCCTTTCGGTTACTCCGAACTATTCAGGGGCTACCCTGGCACTATCTCGCTCTCGCCTAACACGCTTTATGGATTGCTGATCGACATCTGCGAAAGCCTGATGGAACACGGGGTCACGAAGATGGTGATCTTTAACGGACATACCGGCAATTCACCCATCATTGGTCAGGCTGCCAGGAAAATAAAACGGGAAAGAGGTATTATGGTGGCCTCAATCAATCTGTGGCAAAGCATTCCAATGGAATTTAAAAAACATTTATATGGGAATAGCTTCAATCCGTCGGGGCACGGCGGCGAACCACTTACTTCGGTGATGCTTCATTTATATCCCGAAGACATGAGAATGGACATGTTGGCCGGATGGCGTAATCAGCAGGAAGTTCCCGAATGGGAAGGATTTCGGATTCACAGCCCCGCGACTGTAGAGACGGAGGATATTCAATTTCAGGTCTATTTAAATATGGAAGAGATTTCACGAGACGGGATTTTGGGTAACCCGTTGGCTGCATCGGCCGAGCGGGGGGAAGCAATAGTCGGCGAGCTTGTCCGGCGAGGGACCGCTCTGGTTGAGAAATTTACTCAGGCCAATACGATTGTTAAATAATTCTTGCCTATCAGCTTAGTAACATGATTGAGGAGGATTGGACGATGAAACGTATACCGGCTTCAAAACTTGCTATTGCCATGATACTCATTTTATCTCTTATCGCGACTGCTTGCAGTTCCGATTCATCGAAGGGAACCTCGAATGAAGGCAATGGGGCCCCTAATTTAACGATTGCCTTGG carries:
- a CDS encoding TetR/AcrR family transcriptional regulator, producing the protein MVKKAATSANRRTDIVSAAIEVFAEIGYYRATTAQVAERAAISQPYVYRFFTKESLLVESLEVSWQRVLKAFQRVIESAPPEHLEIGLIRAYEEITASHRNEILLQMQAQTIRETPIREAMQQGMSQVKQLVQNAFQQAGFADANKRTSDFLARGMLCNVSMAMDMPDLMVKS
- a CDS encoding LysR family transcriptional regulator — protein: MESRHLLTFLAVVEAGSFTRAAQKLDYAQSSITAQIQALETELEAPLFDRISKKVILTDAGRRLLPYAQEISKMHALAKDALRSQAEIAGTLVIGAPESLAAFRLPGIIREYRQRYPKVKIMLKPGVCWELSALVHSGELDLAFLLQPETEDKDLHKEILIHEKMALVAPVDHPLARLQLVEPVHLKDETILHTEPGCTYRTLFERHLNSHGVFPDLNLEFWNIEAIKQCVMAGLGISFLPLITVQNELREGKLAKLAWDDTSQRVATQIVYHMKKWKSPALNEFLLIVGRHASMWGREETN
- a CDS encoding amino acid permease, whose amino-acid sequence is MDHSNRLQRTIGLPQATALYVGAVLGSGVLIVPGLAAEMAGPASLLAWGFMTLLLFPLALSMGLLSAKFPNAGGVSYFVTLTFGQKAGALVGWFFLMSVPIGAPVAALTGAGYLTAAMGWSEGARIGIAAVMLSFGLLTNVIGMKVAGRVQIAVVLAIIAVLIVVIAAAFPNIREAHFTPFVPHGWASVGQSAAILFWCFIGWEAVSHLSEEFVDPKRAAIKGVMIAAVIVGLLYFLTALATVGTQSYMKAGSDASLVWVISQLMGKWGALVAGMTGIFICTTGVIAYTGAASRLAYALSRQGDAPEWMGRLSERYRTPISGIAFLALCFIVVLILYGSGAVSLTTLIQLPNATFILTYLGGCAAGIRLLKGSVWGVLISWVSFLATAIVFPFVGWAIGYPFAIVTVFWIVNLVKSRKSSQALYPSAGNRAETAAKTAPCKSALH
- the sigK gene encoding RNA polymerase sporulation sigma factor SigK, whose product is MPGLFAAIAIFIKQLSLLVSYVKNNAFPQPLREEDETRHLQLMAEGNQHSRNVLIEHNLRLVAHIVKKFDNTGEDLEDLISIGTIGLIKAIESFQTGKGTKLATFAARCIENEILMHLRSLKKTRKDVSLHDPIGTDKEGNEITLIDILGSEADDVVDKVQLKIEKSKIYKNLEILDDREKEVVINRFGLEHGGEERTQREIAKELGISRSYVSRIEKRALMKLYHEFYKAKK
- a CDS encoding GntR family transcriptional regulator, producing the protein MNEYNIIIIGLHQSGVNAKRGGDLLKNPLNVMIFNDLYNKILTKYYEPGDILPTELEMEKIYGTSRAPIRQALAKLEMEGLIHRKAGKGTFVAQHEVSGPWVPMGGFGSEFSKKGSQIRHQTLLVEKLIPDKDIAHYLSLSNPDEVVHIARIRYVDEIPIFYLHHYIPNLDMDKISGLGNISSMRTFIREKCGFNICYESEELAAVKADEHVSGMLKVESGYPINEIVRISYNDDFKPMVFARYYVRTDVWKYRVMFSKDNNGFPF
- a CDS encoding creatininase family protein, with product MRKKYALHHMTWKEIAEAFKQDPIVLIPLGSMEEHGPHSITGDFLAASEIVKQIAERTGAYYLPVIPFGYSELFRGYPGTISLSPNTLYGLLIDICESLMEHGVTKMVIFNGHTGNSPIIGQAARKIKRERGIMVASINLWQSIPMEFKKHLYGNSFNPSGHGGEPLTSVMLHLYPEDMRMDMLAGWRNQQEVPEWEGFRIHSPATVETEDIQFQVYLNMEEISRDGILGNPLAASAERGEAIVGELVRRGTALVEKFTQANTIVK